One genomic segment of Planctomycetaceae bacterium includes these proteins:
- a CDS encoding AGE family epimerase/isomerase: protein MVYLLTAAGRKSVADKYRDSLLNDVVPFWLRHGVDDEYGGIITGLDRDGTVIDTDKGMWQQGRWLWLLAELCNTVEARDEWLRTALRTADFIERFGFDQSDGRMWFQVTREGRPLRKRRYAFSESFAAIGFGELAQATGDRRYAELAQRCFHAFVSHVPPPKFTDERPARSLGMPMITIATAQDLRDSISLECANAWIDRSVEIICRDHRKPDIRCVMETVGLDGKIIDHFDGRTLNPGHAIEAAWFLMLDGRYRNDTVLQKTGCEMLDWMWERGWDREHGGLLYFVDVDGHPVQEYWHDMKFWWPQCELMLAALLAFELTGDAKYAGWHAKAHDWFFEHFADREHGEFFGYLHRDGTLSSTLKGNLWKGPFHIPRMLLWSWQWLTSDGHPQSSCTVPSRNP from the coding sequence ATGGTGTATCTGTTAACCGCGGCGGGGCGGAAGTCCGTCGCCGACAAATACCGCGACAGCCTGTTGAACGATGTGGTGCCGTTTTGGCTGCGGCATGGCGTCGACGACGAATACGGCGGCATCATCACCGGACTTGATCGCGACGGTACGGTCATCGATACCGACAAGGGAATGTGGCAGCAGGGACGATGGCTGTGGCTGTTGGCAGAACTCTGCAACACGGTGGAAGCTCGCGACGAGTGGCTGCGGACGGCGCTGCGGACAGCGGATTTCATCGAACGCTTCGGCTTCGATCAGTCCGACGGCCGGATGTGGTTTCAGGTGACTCGCGAAGGCCGGCCGCTGCGAAAACGCAGGTACGCCTTTTCGGAAAGTTTCGCCGCGATTGGGTTCGGCGAACTCGCTCAAGCCACCGGCGATCGACGATACGCGGAACTGGCTCAGCGGTGCTTTCACGCGTTTGTCAGTCACGTCCCGCCGCCGAAGTTCACGGACGAACGCCCGGCCAGGAGTCTCGGCATGCCGATGATCACGATCGCGACGGCGCAGGATCTGCGAGATTCCATTTCACTCGAGTGTGCGAACGCGTGGATCGACCGCAGTGTGGAGATTATCTGTCGCGACCACCGGAAGCCTGATATTCGCTGCGTGATGGAAACCGTCGGGCTCGACGGAAAGATCATCGACCATTTCGACGGCAGAACTCTGAATCCCGGGCACGCGATTGAAGCCGCATGGTTCCTGATGCTGGATGGCCGGTATCGAAATGACACCGTTCTTCAGAAGACCGGCTGCGAAATGCTCGACTGGATGTGGGAACGCGGCTGGGACCGGGAACACGGCGGTCTGCTGTACTTCGTGGATGTCGATGGTCATCCGGTACAGGAATACTGGCACGACATGAAGTTCTGGTGGCCGCAGTGTGAGCTGATGCTCGCCGCGCTGCTGGCGTTTGAACTGACAGGCGACGCGAAGTATGCCGGCTGGCACGCGAAGGCTCACGATTGGTTCTTTGAGCACTTCGCGGACCGCGAACACGGTGAGTTTTTCGGATACCTCCACCGCGATGGAACGCTGAGCAGCACTCTGAAGGGCAATCTGTGGAAAGGTCCGTTTCACATCCCGCGAATGCTGCTGTGGTCGTGGCAGTGGCTTACTTCAGATGGGCATCCGCAAAGTTCATGTACTGTTCCCAGTCGAAATCCGTGA
- a CDS encoding acetylxylan esterase, protein MTAFAQPDGFNYDESKVPKYELPDLLTTVSGDRVTDGETWNRIRRPEILNLFEENVFGKLPPNVPQLRTRIRSRVDNALNGKAIRREITVFFSDDDSGPAMDLLVYTPAASSGPVPAFLGCNFHGNHTVDPDPAIHITESWVRNDKERGIADNRATDKSRGSSSSRWAVSRIIERGYGLVTVYYGDIDPDYDDGFHNGIHALFPGSENRDGNTGGSISAWAWGLSRALDVLESDPLIDGSRVAVFGHSRLGKTSLWAGATDPRFAMVISNDSGCGGAALARRRFGETVERINTSFPHWFCLNHRKYNGNEDAMPVDHHMLIALIAPRPVYVASAEEDTWADPKGEMLSLYHAGPVYELFGKHGLPSDTMPKVNEPVRTDVAYHIRTGKHDVTDFDWEQYMNFADAHLK, encoded by the coding sequence ATGACTGCTTTCGCGCAACCTGATGGCTTTAACTATGACGAAAGCAAGGTGCCGAAATATGAACTGCCGGACTTGCTGACGACAGTGTCCGGCGACCGAGTCACAGACGGCGAGACCTGGAATCGCATTCGGCGTCCGGAGATTCTGAACCTGTTCGAAGAAAACGTGTTCGGCAAACTGCCCCCGAATGTTCCGCAGCTTCGAACCCGGATCCGGTCTCGCGTCGACAACGCCCTCAACGGAAAGGCCATTCGCCGGGAGATCACCGTGTTCTTTTCAGACGATGACAGCGGCCCGGCCATGGATCTGCTGGTCTATACGCCGGCTGCTTCATCGGGGCCGGTCCCGGCATTCCTGGGCTGCAATTTTCACGGCAACCACACCGTCGACCCCGATCCCGCCATTCACATCACGGAATCGTGGGTCCGCAATGACAAAGAACGCGGCATTGCCGATAACCGCGCCACGGACAAGTCTCGCGGAAGCAGCAGCAGTCGCTGGGCCGTGTCGCGGATCATCGAACGCGGCTACGGACTGGTCACCGTTTATTACGGAGACATCGATCCTGATTACGACGACGGGTTTCACAACGGCATTCACGCGCTGTTTCCCGGCAGTGAAAATCGTGACGGCAACACCGGCGGTTCCATCAGCGCGTGGGCCTGGGGACTCAGCCGCGCGCTGGACGTGCTGGAATCCGACCCGCTGATCGACGGCTCAAGAGTTGCCGTCTTCGGCCATTCACGGCTGGGAAAAACCTCGCTGTGGGCGGGGGCCACCGATCCCCGATTCGCGATGGTCATTTCGAACGACAGCGGCTGCGGCGGTGCGGCACTTGCTCGACGCCGCTTCGGGGAAACGGTGGAACGCATCAACACGTCGTTTCCGCACTGGTTCTGCCTCAACCACCGCAAGTACAACGGCAATGAAGACGCGATGCCCGTCGATCATCACATGCTGATCGCGCTGATCGCGCCGCGACCCGTGTACGTGGCCAGCGCCGAAGAAGACACGTGGGCCGATCCGAAGGGCGAAATGCTGTCGCTGTACCACGCCGGTCCGGTGTATGAACTGTTCGGGAAACACGGACTGCCGTCCGACACGATGCCGAAGGTCAATGAACCCGTCCGGACGGATGTCGCCTATCACATTCGCACCGGAAAACACGACGTCACGGATTTCGACTGGGAACAGTACATGAACTTTGCGGATGCCCATCTGAAGTAA
- a CDS encoding DUF2071 domain-containing protein has product MNTATTTSPAASLPDRIAGYQRWRDLLFVHWRIPASQLQPLIPNGLRVEEYDGTAWLGFVPFAMEGIRPWWSPAVPGISAFLETNVRTYVRHTSGKCGVWFFSLDANSRVAVRVARLFWHLNYIHSAMTLRRSDDSITYAGQRKTEPPIGYEVVCEPQLSSPLSVAEEGTCEQFLLERYTLFTVRRDGRICCGQVYHVPYEFRAVRLLTCEQTLTKAAGIEGLHKRSPDHAVFAPGVDVVVSRLEPLPT; this is encoded by the coding sequence ATGAACACTGCAACGACCACCAGTCCGGCAGCTTCACTGCCGGACCGCATTGCCGGCTACCAGCGCTGGCGAGACCTGCTGTTCGTCCATTGGCGGATTCCCGCGTCACAACTGCAGCCGCTGATTCCGAACGGTCTTCGTGTCGAAGAATACGATGGCACCGCATGGCTGGGGTTTGTTCCGTTTGCGATGGAAGGAATCCGACCGTGGTGGTCACCGGCGGTACCGGGGATTTCCGCGTTTCTGGAAACGAACGTGCGTACCTACGTTCGCCATACCAGCGGCAAGTGCGGTGTGTGGTTCTTCAGCCTGGACGCCAACAGTCGCGTGGCGGTGCGTGTCGCACGGTTGTTCTGGCATCTGAACTATATTCATTCGGCGATGACGCTGCGTCGAAGCGATGACAGCATCACCTACGCGGGGCAACGGAAAACAGAACCGCCGATCGGTTACGAGGTCGTGTGCGAGCCACAGTTGTCGTCACCGCTGTCCGTCGCTGAAGAAGGAACCTGCGAGCAGTTCCTGCTGGAGCGATACACATTGTTCACCGTCCGAAGAGACGGCCGAATCTGTTGCGGGCAGGTGTATCATGTTCCGTACGAGTTTCGTGCGGTGCGACTTCTGACGTGCGAGCAGACTTTGACGAAGGCTGCCGGAATCGAAGGCCTTCACAAGCGATCTCCGGACCATGCTGTGTTCGCGCCGGGTGTCGACGTTGTGGTTTCTCGACTGGAACCACTGCCGACGTAA
- a CDS encoding lactate racemase domain-containing protein — protein MTADLPTLRPDDVRNWLHTNLPVDDFRDRKVLLIVPDSTRTAPLNVLFPEIRRILGSVAKKLDLLVALGTHPPMPVPKLRTMLGIADDDPCDDVGLFNHAWNDPEALTTIGTLTEAETREISGGVLSQEVPVQINRRVPDYDVALVAGPVFPHEVVGFSGGNKYFFPGISGPELLNFFHWLGALITNVGIIGIQDTPVRRIVDRAARMIPVERRCLAFVVAADASPYGMFYGTPEDAWRQASELSGQVHIKRFRKPFRQVLSCAPEMYDELWVAGKCMYKLEPVVADGGELIIYAPHMKEISVTHAAAIEAVGYHVRDYFTKQWDRFKNHPWGALAHSTHVRGSGTFEDGVEKPRVTVTVASQIPREVCERINLAWRDPATIDVESFANREDEGILLVRKAGEHLHRLYDDA, from the coding sequence ATGACTGCCGACCTGCCGACTCTGCGCCCGGATGATGTTCGCAACTGGCTGCACACCAATCTTCCCGTTGACGATTTCCGCGACCGGAAAGTGCTGCTGATCGTCCCCGACAGTACTCGCACAGCTCCCCTGAACGTGCTGTTTCCGGAGATCCGCAGGATTCTTGGTTCCGTCGCGAAGAAGCTGGACCTGCTGGTGGCGCTGGGAACTCATCCGCCGATGCCAGTGCCGAAACTTCGTACGATGCTGGGGATTGCCGACGATGATCCCTGCGACGACGTCGGACTGTTCAATCATGCCTGGAACGACCCGGAAGCGCTGACCACGATCGGCACGCTGACGGAAGCCGAAACTCGCGAAATTTCCGGCGGAGTGCTCTCGCAGGAAGTCCCGGTTCAGATCAACAGGCGAGTTCCTGACTACGACGTCGCGCTGGTTGCGGGACCCGTGTTCCCGCACGAAGTTGTGGGATTCAGCGGAGGCAACAAGTATTTCTTTCCAGGGATTTCCGGGCCGGAACTGCTGAACTTTTTTCACTGGCTGGGAGCACTGATCACCAATGTGGGCATCATTGGAATTCAGGACACTCCCGTTCGACGCATCGTCGACCGTGCGGCTCGAATGATTCCCGTCGAACGCCGCTGCCTGGCCTTTGTTGTCGCCGCAGACGCTTCGCCCTACGGCATGTTCTACGGAACGCCGGAAGATGCGTGGCGACAGGCGTCCGAACTGTCCGGGCAGGTCCACATCAAACGTTTCCGCAAACCGTTTCGACAAGTGTTGTCGTGTGCTCCGGAGATGTACGACGAACTCTGGGTGGCTGGAAAATGCATGTACAAGCTGGAACCGGTTGTCGCCGATGGCGGTGAACTGATCATCTACGCTCCGCACATGAAGGAAATTTCGGTGACGCATGCAGCGGCCATCGAAGCCGTTGGCTACCACGTTCGCGACTACTTCACAAAGCAATGGGACCGGTTCAAAAACCATCCCTGGGGAGCGCTCGCTCATTCGACTCACGTTCGCGGTTCGGGCACGTTCGAAGACGGAGTCGAGAAACCGCGAGTAACGGTGACCGTCGCTTCACAGATTCCGCGCGAAGTCTGTGAACGCATCAATCTTGCCTGGCGTGATCCGGCGACGATCGACGTCGAGTCATTCGCGAACCGCGAAGACGAAGGAATTCTGCTGGTTCGAAAAGCGGGCGAGCATCTTCACCGACTGTATGACGACGCGTGA
- a CDS encoding M20/M25/M40 family metallo-hydrolase — protein MLNRQMAAAFAGIMLLCPVAGVSADSEAFEAAVARVGGDIRYFASDELEGRGIETHGIELAAERITSEFARLGVKPGMPDGSYLQPFDVRIGDVVVAPETHVRLTHAGNQSIVLNRPNDYQPMRRGTNGMAAAELVFIGYGITAPEENYDDYAGIDVSGKILVMIRREPQHSRADGTFRGTETTQHSYIDTKLQLATNHGAAAVIFVNDLSTAASPDRDELTPPAGFGGAEAGIPFIHVRQLVVDRLLQIQPLKTGDGQQLSRFADVARHIDSTMTPISQSMDGWSADIQTEFKVDSVTTNNLIGVVEGEGPLSDETIVIGAHYDHLGFGGFGSRAAHRTGEVHNGADDNATGTAAVLELARRITAGPKPKRRMMFICFSGEERGLLGSRHYVQHPAVPLEETVAMLNFDMIGNLRNNQIEVNGVGSSPQFRAIVQSADQASPLNVRSVDSAFAGSDHLPFFQKGVPVLFCFTGLTDLYHTPDDDFNTINVDGVVRVIDYSEHLLRGIDALPVAPTFLDGKGRPRRRTRNIPVLGIRPDFSGDLDGQGVLVEFVSKDTGAEQAGVQVGDLIVGLNDTEIDSFPALTDFLKTSRAGDTIQVRVRRGQETLTIPVVLGAP, from the coding sequence ATGCTCAACCGACAGATGGCCGCGGCGTTTGCAGGAATCATGCTGCTGTGCCCGGTCGCGGGCGTCTCCGCGGACAGTGAAGCGTTTGAGGCGGCGGTGGCCCGCGTCGGCGGCGACATCAGGTACTTCGCTTCTGACGAACTGGAGGGCCGCGGAATTGAAACGCACGGCATCGAACTTGCCGCCGAACGGATTACATCCGAATTCGCCAGGCTCGGTGTCAAACCGGGGATGCCCGATGGTTCGTATCTGCAGCCCTTCGACGTTCGGATCGGCGATGTCGTCGTCGCTCCGGAAACTCACGTCCGGTTGACTCATGCCGGCAATCAGTCCATCGTCCTGAACCGGCCGAATGATTATCAGCCGATGCGACGCGGAACCAACGGGATGGCAGCGGCGGAGCTGGTGTTTATCGGCTACGGCATCACGGCGCCGGAAGAAAACTACGACGACTATGCCGGTATCGACGTCAGCGGAAAGATTCTGGTGATGATTCGCCGCGAACCACAGCATTCGCGCGCCGACGGCACGTTTCGCGGAACGGAAACGACTCAGCATTCGTACATCGATACCAAACTTCAGTTGGCCACGAATCACGGAGCCGCGGCGGTCATCTTCGTCAACGATCTGTCCACGGCCGCGTCGCCGGATCGCGATGAACTGACGCCTCCGGCGGGATTTGGAGGTGCCGAAGCCGGGATTCCCTTCATTCATGTCCGGCAGCTCGTGGTTGATCGGCTGCTGCAGATTCAACCGCTGAAGACAGGCGACGGTCAGCAGCTTTCCCGATTCGCCGACGTCGCCAGGCACATCGACAGCACGATGACGCCGATATCGCAGTCGATGGATGGCTGGTCCGCGGACATTCAGACGGAATTCAAAGTTGACAGCGTGACTACCAACAACCTGATCGGCGTCGTTGAAGGGGAAGGGCCGCTGTCCGATGAAACGATCGTGATCGGTGCGCACTACGACCACCTGGGATTCGGCGGCTTCGGATCGCGGGCGGCGCATCGCACGGGTGAAGTTCACAACGGCGCCGATGACAACGCCACCGGCACCGCCGCGGTTCTGGAACTGGCACGAAGAATCACCGCCGGTCCGAAACCAAAGCGTCGCATGATGTTCATCTGCTTTTCCGGTGAAGAACGAGGTCTGCTGGGAAGCCGGCATTATGTTCAGCATCCGGCCGTTCCGCTGGAAGAAACGGTGGCCATGCTGAATTTCGACATGATCGGCAATCTTCGGAACAACCAGATTGAAGTGAACGGCGTCGGCAGTTCGCCGCAGTTCCGGGCGATCGTGCAATCGGCCGATCAGGCGTCTCCGCTGAATGTCCGCAGCGTCGACAGCGCGTTCGCGGGCAGCGACCATCTGCCGTTCTTTCAAAAAGGCGTGCCGGTACTGTTCTGCTTCACGGGGCTGACGGACCTGTACCACACGCCCGACGACGACTTCAACACCATCAATGTCGACGGTGTCGTCAGGGTCATTGACTACAGCGAGCACCTCCTCCGGGGGATCGACGCACTGCCGGTAGCGCCGACGTTTCTGGATGGCAAGGGACGTCCGCGGCGGCGCACCCGCAACATTCCTGTGCTGGGCATCCGCCCCGATTTTTCGGGAGATCTGGACGGCCAGGGTGTGCTGGTGGAATTTGTCAGCAAAGACACGGGAGCGGAGCAAGCGGGCGTTCAGGTCGGCGATCTGATCGTCGGCCTGAATGACACGGAGATCGATTCGTTTCCGGCACTGACTGACTTCCTGAAGACCAGTCGCGCGGGTGACACGATCCAGGTGCGAGTCCGCCGCGGCCAGGAAACACTGACGATACCCGTCGTTCTGGGCGCACCGTAA
- a CDS encoding neutral/alkaline non-lysosomal ceramidase N-terminal domain-containing protein, with protein sequence MSRLHMSRLLSLFACFAACSIVAAGDGNRLAYLDECNPWYPDKDFPKLITPQWVGEDGVEAVVVLAIDDMRDTAKYEQYLRPILNRLKQIDGRAPVSIMTCEVKPDDPQLQSWLEEGLSIEVHTIDHPCPLLQGSLEKAQSTYDRCIDLLSQIPGNKPVAFRTPCCDSLNTVSPRFYSEIFSGTTPEGNYLQIDSSVMNFFTSDDESIPRDLVLDEDGNERFWKYKVKNLKRGEIVHNNFVNYITNYPYPYVINNTCWQFPCVAPSDWSAQHLHGVNNPQTVEDWKAALDITVHKQGVFNLVFHPHGWITAEQVVELIDHAVKKHGKKVKFLTFREAAERLSDNLTDWDRLSSERRILDVDGDGFIDIVYGGIRSMYETEERGKDDPRATRIWTDGAWQSTPFPVCFLESHNHGLSDRHVRFFSHPANGITIVFDPNPLRADWQAQRQPTGWEFTGTWKPNPVGPSGGIRDLKIPRYLGGTRFLDFDGDGFCELLLFHNHFEENLMADIPGKSVSEVWKYEVADQTWLPTNAQFPIDPNRHLLQAIRFVDVNQDGLMDLCLSDEMESHVWLMTSKDLGWTKKVLLPDASRWPSFFRDGTVMDLAGNEWPYQEDNGFFVHDRHLCWQNEDTAHLPDLIYRVSFDELLAAADAGGTEQAGRNKVAPNAGASRTGEQRQQSDNGSIPIDGDRRSGDEPVRSIRPTPVGAAVIDITPDYPVRLTGYGNRTKESEGIATPIHARALVIGGNAPRSEAPPRNALPGGSASGSAASDAEREQQAEPARQRVPGQSPGTRGEPLTVLLTVDNCGVPDEVTEVVFAKLAEQYGIARERFAVSSTHTHSGPWLRDFAPLIFADIPADHAPHLEQYERDLIDKLVDVVGKAIDARRPATLSVGKGKAGFAKNRRALTNGQWVGFGETDQGPVDRRLPVLAAHDADGKLIAVLANYACHATTETGDFNQISGDWPGFAADMIEADHPGAVALIAIGTGADANPSPRGTHEQAKQHGREVADEVNRSLLATARRAVREGELHPPSQTPSQQSRRDDMTIIFSPGRQPGRRET encoded by the coding sequence ATGTCCCGCCTGCACATGTCCCGCCTGCTGTCACTGTTCGCGTGTTTCGCCGCATGCTCAATCGTCGCTGCCGGCGACGGCAACCGCCTGGCGTACCTGGACGAATGCAATCCGTGGTACCCGGACAAGGACTTTCCGAAGCTCATCACGCCGCAGTGGGTCGGCGAAGACGGAGTCGAAGCGGTTGTCGTGCTGGCTATCGACGACATGCGGGACACCGCCAAATACGAACAGTACCTGCGGCCGATTCTGAACCGCCTGAAACAGATCGACGGCCGGGCTCCCGTCAGCATCATGACCTGCGAAGTCAAACCCGATGATCCTCAACTGCAAAGCTGGCTGGAAGAAGGACTCAGCATCGAAGTCCACACCATCGACCATCCCTGCCCGCTGCTGCAGGGGTCGCTGGAAAAAGCTCAGTCCACCTACGACCGCTGCATCGATCTGCTGAGCCAGATTCCCGGCAACAAACCGGTCGCGTTTCGAACTCCGTGCTGCGATTCCCTGAACACGGTCAGCCCAAGGTTCTATTCCGAAATCTTCAGCGGCACGACACCGGAAGGAAATTACCTGCAGATCGATTCGTCCGTGATGAACTTCTTCACCTCCGACGACGAATCCATCCCCCGCGATCTGGTCCTGGACGAAGACGGCAACGAACGCTTCTGGAAGTATAAAGTCAAAAACCTGAAACGCGGCGAGATCGTTCACAACAACTTTGTGAACTACATCACCAACTATCCATATCCGTATGTGATCAACAACACGTGCTGGCAGTTCCCCTGCGTGGCTCCCAGCGACTGGTCAGCTCAACACCTTCACGGAGTCAACAATCCTCAGACGGTCGAAGACTGGAAGGCCGCCCTGGACATCACGGTCCACAAGCAGGGAGTCTTCAATCTGGTCTTCCACCCTCACGGCTGGATCACCGCCGAACAGGTCGTGGAACTAATCGACCACGCCGTCAAGAAGCATGGAAAGAAAGTGAAGTTCCTGACGTTTCGCGAAGCGGCGGAGAGGCTGAGCGACAATCTTACCGATTGGGACCGGCTGTCCAGTGAGCGACGGATTTTGGATGTTGACGGAGACGGATTCATCGACATTGTTTACGGCGGCATCCGTTCAATGTACGAAACTGAGGAACGTGGAAAGGACGATCCACGTGCAACGAGAATCTGGACCGATGGTGCCTGGCAGAGCACACCGTTTCCGGTTTGTTTCTTGGAATCACACAACCACGGGCTCAGTGACCGGCATGTCAGGTTCTTTTCGCATCCAGCGAACGGTATCACGATAGTCTTTGACCCCAATCCATTGCGAGCCGACTGGCAAGCGCAGCGACAACCGACCGGATGGGAGTTCACTGGCACCTGGAAGCCGAATCCCGTCGGACCGTCTGGCGGGATTCGAGACTTGAAGATTCCCCGGTATCTCGGCGGTACCCGATTTCTTGACTTTGACGGCGATGGTTTCTGCGAACTCTTGCTGTTCCACAACCACTTCGAAGAGAACCTGATGGCCGACATACCGGGAAAGTCGGTTAGCGAGGTCTGGAAGTACGAAGTGGCTGATCAAACATGGCTTCCAACCAACGCGCAGTTTCCTATAGATCCAAACAGGCATCTCTTGCAGGCAATCCGGTTTGTGGACGTCAATCAAGACGGCTTGATGGACCTGTGTCTTTCTGACGAGATGGAATCACACGTCTGGCTAATGACGTCGAAAGACCTTGGCTGGACAAAGAAAGTGCTTCTGCCAGACGCGTCGCGGTGGCCATCTTTCTTTCGTGATGGGACAGTGATGGATCTAGCTGGCAACGAGTGGCCCTACCAGGAAGACAACGGCTTCTTCGTCCACGATCGTCACCTGTGCTGGCAGAACGAAGACACGGCTCATCTGCCGGATCTGATTTATCGCGTTTCGTTTGATGAACTGTTGGCCGCGGCGGACGCAGGCGGAACCGAGCAAGCAGGCCGGAACAAGGTCGCCCCGAATGCCGGAGCATCGCGAACGGGCGAACAGCGTCAGCAATCTGACAATGGTTCGATACCGATCGACGGCGACCGCCGCTCCGGCGACGAACCGGTTCGCTCGATCCGGCCTACGCCCGTCGGAGCCGCCGTCATCGACATCACGCCCGATTACCCCGTGCGGCTGACCGGTTACGGAAACCGCACGAAGGAATCCGAAGGCATCGCAACCCCCATCCACGCCCGAGCCCTCGTGATCGGCGGCAACGCCCCTCGTTCCGAGGCTCCGCCTCGGAACGCACTGCCAGGAGGCTCTGCCTCTGGTTCAGCGGCGTCAGATGCGGAACGCGAACAACAGGCGGAGCCTGCAAGGCAGCGCGTTCCAGGGCAGAGCCCTGGAACGAGGGGAGAGCCCCTCACCGTTCTCCTCACCGTCGACAACTGCGGCGTGCCCGACGAAGTCACTGAAGTCGTGTTCGCGAAACTCGCGGAACAATACGGCATCGCCCGCGAACGGTTCGCCGTCAGTTCGACTCACACGCATTCCGGGCCGTGGCTGCGAGACTTCGCGCCGCTGATCTTCGCCGACATTCCGGCCGACCACGCGCCGCATCTGGAACAATACGAACGAGACCTCATCGATAAGCTGGTCGACGTTGTCGGCAAAGCCATTGACGCTCGTCGTCCCGCAACGCTGTCTGTCGGCAAAGGCAAAGCGGGTTTCGCGAAGAATCGCCGAGCACTCACGAACGGCCAGTGGGTCGGATTCGGCGAGACCGACCAAGGCCCGGTCGATCGTCGGCTGCCGGTACTGGCCGCTCACGATGCAGACGGGAAGCTGATCGCGGTGCTGGCCAACTATGCCTGCCATGCGACAACCGAAACGGGCGACTTCAACCAGATCAGTGGCGACTGGCCGGGATTCGCCGCCGACATGATCGAAGCCGACCATCCGGGAGCCGTCGCTCTGATCGCCATCGGCACCGGAGCCGACGCGAACCCCTCGCCACGCGGAACTCACGAGCAAGCGAAGCAGCACGGCCGCGAAGTGGCGGATGAGGTGAACCGGTCATTGCTGGCAACCGCGCGACGTGCAGTTCGGGAGGGCGAGTTGCATCCGCCGAGTCAAACGCCGTCTCAGCAGTCCCGGAGGGACGACATGACGATCATATTCAGTCCCGGGCGTCAGCCCGGGCGAAGGGAAACGTGA